From Streptomyces sp. TLI_053, a single genomic window includes:
- a CDS encoding DUF364 domain-containing protein: MSTPAATTCPAGTASTSTATTATTGVGLPPSTGTPVLDLITGRARTGAYGPDPASLRIALAFTTAQAVRHAGRARGYRNEVLSLRLGAAVGSCAVEPGELPADTLTGCVGATVDELLDHPSSAVRVAALDAYLGHCRPHGPAEGARPVPLPAGSSLAKSRARAAAVAGLLPLADVRRVLVVGVVNSLLEQLRSRGIEYVPCDLKGGTTEWDEPVRADALAHLDDCDAVLASGMTLGNGSLDPLLVHARATGKPLVLFAQTGSAVLPRLLGDGVSAVSAEPYPFFWLDGGSSVLHLYGGRAGRGGAAR; this comes from the coding sequence ATGAGTACCCCCGCCGCCACCACCTGTCCTGCGGGCACCGCCAGTACCAGTACGGCCACCACCGCCACCACCGGTGTCGGTCTTCCCCCGAGCACCGGCACCCCCGTGCTCGACCTGATCACCGGGCGGGCCCGTACGGGGGCGTACGGGCCCGACCCGGCCTCCCTGCGGATCGCGCTCGCCTTCACCACCGCCCAGGCCGTCCGGCACGCCGGCCGCGCCCGCGGCTACCGCAACGAGGTGCTCAGCCTGCGGCTCGGCGCCGCCGTCGGATCCTGCGCCGTCGAACCGGGCGAACTCCCCGCCGACACCCTCACCGGCTGCGTGGGCGCCACCGTCGACGAGCTGCTCGACCACCCCAGCTCCGCCGTCCGGGTCGCCGCACTGGACGCCTACCTCGGCCACTGCCGCCCGCACGGACCGGCCGAGGGCGCCCGCCCGGTCCCGTTGCCCGCGGGCTCCTCGCTGGCGAAGTCCCGAGCCCGGGCCGCCGCCGTGGCGGGGCTGCTGCCACTCGCCGACGTCCGTCGGGTGCTGGTCGTCGGTGTCGTCAACTCGCTCCTGGAGCAGCTCCGTTCGCGCGGGATCGAGTACGTCCCGTGCGACCTCAAGGGTGGTACCACCGAGTGGGACGAGCCGGTGCGGGCCGACGCCCTCGCCCACCTCGACGACTGCGACGCCGTGCTCGCCTCCGGCATGACCCTGGGCAACGGCTCGCTCGATCCGCTGCTCGTACACGCCCGCGCCACCGGCAAGCCGCTGGTGCTGTTCGCCCAGACCGGCAGCGCGGTGCTGCCCCGACTGCTGGGGGACGGGGTGAGCGCCGTCAGTGCCGAGCCCTACCCCTTCTTCTGGCTCGACGGCGGTTCCTCCGTGCTCCACCTCTACGGCGGCCGGGCGGGCCGAGGGGGTGCGGCGCGGTGA
- a CDS encoding pyridoxal-phosphate dependent enzyme: MLDSGAALGNPALLPLLGGTPLARITTPLPHPHPGFWAKLEGLGAGGMKARSAVAMLRGAHARGELRPGATVVESTSGTMGVGLAFAGQALGHPVVLVGDSELEPSMRQLLRAYGARLELVEQPARHGGWQAARLARLRAVLDRVPDAYWPDQYNNPDNAAGYRAMAQEITAELDHLDVLVCSVGTGGHSAGLAEALRRRWPRLRIIGVDSVGSTIFGQPARPRLMRGLGSSIHPRNVAHQAFDEVHWVGPAEAVDTCRRLARGAFVSGGWSTGAVALVAAWAARVHPGAAVATVFPDGPHRYLGTVYDDAFCRRHGLDAERAAPRPIEIPHPAAVEVSGWARCNVGMTAAAAAPAPAAAPTPAPAPTPGPAPAPVTAPTPAPAVVTLPAAAGPARTEEER; this comes from the coding sequence CTGCTCGACTCCGGTGCGGCGCTGGGCAATCCGGCCCTGTTGCCGCTTCTCGGCGGCACCCCGCTGGCCCGGATCACCACCCCGCTGCCGCACCCGCACCCCGGTTTCTGGGCCAAGCTGGAGGGGCTGGGCGCGGGCGGCATGAAGGCCCGGTCGGCCGTCGCGATGCTGCGCGGCGCCCACGCGCGCGGTGAACTCCGCCCCGGTGCCACGGTGGTGGAGTCCACCTCGGGCACCATGGGGGTCGGCCTGGCGTTCGCCGGGCAGGCCCTCGGCCACCCGGTCGTCCTGGTCGGCGACAGCGAACTCGAACCGTCCATGAGGCAGTTGCTCCGTGCGTACGGTGCCCGGCTGGAGCTGGTCGAGCAGCCGGCCCGGCACGGAGGCTGGCAGGCGGCCCGGCTCGCCCGGCTGCGCGCGGTGCTCGACCGGGTGCCCGACGCCTACTGGCCCGACCAGTACAACAACCCCGACAACGCGGCCGGTTACCGGGCGATGGCCCAGGAGATCACGGCCGAGCTCGACCACCTCGACGTGCTGGTGTGCAGTGTCGGCACCGGCGGGCACAGTGCGGGGCTGGCGGAGGCCCTGCGCCGCCGCTGGCCCCGGCTGCGGATCATCGGGGTCGACTCGGTCGGCTCCACCATCTTCGGCCAGCCCGCCCGGCCCCGGTTGATGCGCGGCCTCGGCAGTTCGATCCACCCCCGGAACGTCGCCCACCAGGCCTTCGACGAGGTGCACTGGGTCGGCCCGGCGGAAGCGGTGGACACCTGTCGGCGGCTGGCCCGGGGCGCCTTCGTCAGCGGGGGCTGGTCCACCGGCGCGGTCGCCCTGGTCGCGGCCTGGGCCGCCCGGGTCCATCCGGGCGCCGCCGTCGCCACCGTCTTCCCCGACGGCCCGCACCGCTACCTCGGCACGGTGTACGACGACGCGTTCTGCCGGCGGCACGGACTGGACGCCGAGCGGGCCGCGCCGCGCCCGATCGAGATCCCGCACCCGGCGGCCGTCGAGGTCAGCGGCTGGGCCCGCTGCAACGTCGGCATGACGGCGGCCGCCGCAGCCCCCGCGCCCGCTGCCGCACCGACACCCGCGCCCGCACCGACACCCGGACCCGCGCCCGCGCCCGTCACCGCACCGACACCCGCACCCGCCGTCGTCACCCTCCCGGCCGCCGCCGGACCCGCCCGCACCGAGGAGGAGCGATGA
- a CDS encoding dipeptide epimerase: MRLDIHTVRLRLATPLRISRSVTTERDAVRVALGHGGLTGHGEVVSSIHLALPTHRIHHELALLRPVLERSQEPEQALADLRAGAAPFAPLPAGVLAAVEAALLDLVGKRAGEPVHRLLGRAEPVAAVTARTIGIEPPARAAVQAARLADAGFTVLKIKVGGADPGLDLVRVQAVHEAAPEARLLLDPNGAWTPDEAVRLLPAFAAIGVEAVEQPIAPGDPDALAAVAERSPVPVIADEDAVDYEDACRLAGRVHGVNLKLAKCGGVHQVLRIAEALRGSGTELMLGCLVASSLGIAPAVHLADRARWLDLDGHLLLAHDPWQGIGGADGTVRTPDRAGLGVLPAPELPPSAPEGPAVPGAAVPAAAVPATAAAAATAAPVPETPAPASDGRAGRLAGARPPAGR, encoded by the coding sequence ATGAGGCTCGACATCCACACCGTACGGCTCCGCCTGGCCACGCCGTTGCGGATCTCCCGCTCGGTGACCACCGAGCGGGACGCCGTCCGGGTGGCCCTCGGGCACGGTGGGCTGACCGGCCACGGCGAGGTGGTCAGCAGCATCCACCTCGCCCTGCCCACCCACCGGATCCACCACGAACTCGCGCTCCTGCGCCCGGTGCTGGAGCGGAGTCAGGAGCCCGAGCAGGCGCTCGCCGACCTCCGCGCCGGTGCCGCCCCGTTCGCCCCGCTGCCGGCCGGGGTGCTGGCGGCCGTCGAGGCCGCCCTGCTGGACCTGGTCGGCAAGCGGGCCGGCGAACCCGTCCACCGCCTCCTCGGCCGGGCCGAACCGGTCGCCGCCGTCACCGCCCGCACCATCGGCATCGAGCCGCCCGCCCGGGCCGCCGTCCAGGCCGCCCGGCTCGCGGACGCGGGCTTCACGGTGCTCAAGATCAAGGTCGGCGGTGCCGACCCCGGCCTCGATCTGGTCCGGGTCCAGGCCGTGCACGAGGCCGCCCCGGAGGCCCGGCTGCTGCTCGACCCCAACGGCGCCTGGACCCCGGACGAGGCCGTCCGGCTGCTGCCCGCCTTCGCCGCCATCGGGGTAGAGGCCGTCGAGCAGCCGATCGCGCCGGGCGACCCCGACGCGCTCGCCGCCGTCGCCGAGCGCTCACCGGTCCCGGTGATCGCCGACGAGGACGCCGTCGACTACGAGGACGCGTGCCGGCTCGCCGGGCGGGTCCACGGTGTCAACCTCAAGCTCGCCAAGTGCGGAGGCGTCCACCAGGTGCTGCGCATCGCCGAGGCCCTGCGCGGCAGCGGCACCGAACTGATGCTCGGCTGCCTGGTGGCGAGTTCGCTGGGCATCGCGCCCGCCGTCCACCTCGCCGACCGGGCCCGCTGGCTCGACCTCGACGGCCATCTGCTGCTCGCCCACGACCCCTGGCAGGGCATCGGCGGCGCCGACGGCACCGTCCGTACCCCGGACCGGGCCGGTCTCGGTGTGCTGCCCGCTCCCGAACTGCCGCCCTCCGCGCCCGAAGGCCCCGCCGTACCCGGGGCCGCGGTGCCGGCAGCCGCGGTCCCCGCAACTGCAGCCGCAGCCGCGACCGCAGCCCCCGTCCCCGAGACCCCGGCCCCCGCCTCCGACGGCCGCGCCGGACGGCTCGCCGGGGCCCGACCGCCGGCCGGCCGGTGA
- a CDS encoding MFS transporter, translated as MRILRAVRSFPLPVRLLLVNQLGVNTGFYLLIPYLAGHLGHDLGLSALAVGTVLGLRNLSQQGLFILGGSAADRLGARRVIIAGCALRSVGFGLFALGDTLGVLLAASALSGLAGALFNPAVRTYVARDAADRKAEAFALFSVFATTGALAGPLIGTVLLLVDFRAAALTAAGVFAVLTVAQAFALPERAAEPAPRGVLADWREVASDRRFLAFSLGMVGLFGMESQLYLLLPDAARRATGWEGAVSLVFLTATLANLTLQLRITTRLQRHGPPSRWIPLGLAVAATGFLLPLAAPGLPGVLGGVLLLQLGLMTAQPFVLALIPAFGRDGLTGTYYGLYYVVSGFAAALGNTLVGRAMDSTATAPWLLCAGLGLASATALARLHRTGRLPTPARPLPSEAR; from the coding sequence GTGAGAATACTGCGCGCCGTACGGTCCTTCCCGCTCCCCGTGCGGCTGCTGCTGGTCAACCAGCTCGGCGTGAACACCGGCTTCTACCTGCTGATCCCGTACCTGGCCGGGCACCTGGGGCACGACCTGGGCCTGTCCGCGCTCGCCGTCGGCACCGTGCTCGGGCTGCGCAACCTCAGCCAGCAGGGCCTGTTCATCCTCGGCGGATCGGCCGCCGACCGGCTCGGCGCCCGCCGCGTCATCATCGCCGGGTGCGCGCTGCGCAGCGTCGGCTTCGGCCTGTTCGCGCTCGGCGACACCCTCGGTGTGCTGCTCGCCGCCTCCGCGCTCAGCGGTCTGGCCGGCGCGCTGTTCAACCCGGCCGTGCGCACCTACGTGGCCCGCGACGCGGCGGACCGCAAGGCCGAGGCGTTCGCGCTGTTCTCGGTGTTCGCCACCACCGGCGCGCTCGCCGGACCGTTGATCGGCACCGTCCTGCTGCTGGTGGACTTCCGGGCCGCCGCGCTCACCGCGGCGGGCGTCTTCGCGGTCCTCACCGTCGCCCAGGCCTTCGCCCTGCCCGAGCGCGCCGCCGAGCCGGCCCCGCGCGGGGTGCTCGCCGACTGGCGCGAAGTGGCCTCGGACCGGCGCTTCCTGGCCTTCTCCCTGGGCATGGTCGGCCTGTTCGGCATGGAGAGCCAGCTCTACCTGCTGCTGCCCGACGCCGCCCGGCGCGCCACCGGCTGGGAGGGGGCCGTCAGCCTGGTCTTCCTGACCGCCACCCTCGCCAACCTGACCCTGCAACTGCGCATCACCACCCGGCTGCAGCGGCACGGCCCGCCCTCCCGCTGGATCCCGCTCGGCCTCGCCGTCGCCGCGACCGGCTTCCTGCTGCCGCTCGCCGCACCCGGCCTGCCCGGCGTCCTCGGTGGTGTCCTGCTGCTCCAGCTCGGGCTGATGACCGCGCAGCCCTTCGTCCTCGCCCTGATCCCGGCGTTCGGGCGCGACGGCCTCACCGGCACCTACTACGGCCTGTACTACGTGGTCTCCGGCTTCGCCGCCGCACTCGGCAACACCCTGGTCGGCCGGGCCATGGACAGCACCGCCACCGCTCCCTGGCTGCTCTGCGCCGGTCTTGGCCTCGCCTCCGCCACCGCGCTCGCCCGGCTGCACCGCACCGGACGGCTCCCCACCCCCGCCCGCCCCCTCCCCAGCGAGGCCCGATGA
- a CDS encoding class I SAM-dependent methyltransferase, whose product MNPRPTPPLPAGTDRNLLTDRPELYELRFPDPESTAARWAEAMLRAHGAGPEVLDLGCGTGRDAGWLHRVAGRTVTGLDSSAAMIAHARSRHPGPVYHVGDMRDFALPGRFDAVLCLDSALLYCHTNEDLDALFGRLRHHLRPGGLLVAEMRNGAFFLGRTELLDAPRLDSVTHDGVTLTSRTVLWIDHAAQLLRRTRSWVGDDGAPPVEQHSAWRLLFPQELRHLLAHHGFTVLALHDRPGPRTEPPWTDGGPPAPAPDSAPTPDSAPTPGTADTPGTADGDRMHLVARFEPPARKGS is encoded by the coding sequence ATGAACCCCCGCCCGACCCCGCCGCTCCCCGCCGGGACCGACCGGAACCTGCTCACCGACCGCCCGGAACTCTACGAACTCCGCTTCCCGGACCCGGAGTCCACCGCCGCCCGGTGGGCCGAGGCGATGCTGCGCGCCCACGGCGCCGGTCCGGAGGTGCTCGATCTCGGCTGCGGCACCGGACGCGACGCGGGGTGGCTGCACCGCGTCGCCGGGCGCACCGTCACCGGCCTGGACAGCTCCGCGGCGATGATCGCCCATGCCCGCTCCCGTCATCCCGGACCGGTCTACCACGTCGGCGACATGCGGGACTTCGCGCTGCCGGGGCGGTTCGACGCGGTGCTCTGCCTGGACAGCGCACTGCTCTACTGCCACACCAACGAGGACCTCGACGCCCTCTTCGGCCGGCTCCGCCACCACCTGCGCCCCGGTGGCCTGCTGGTCGCCGAGATGCGCAACGGCGCCTTCTTCCTCGGGCGCACCGAACTCCTCGACGCGCCGAGGCTGGACAGCGTCACCCACGACGGGGTCACCCTCACCTCGCGCACCGTGCTGTGGATCGACCACGCGGCCCAGCTCCTGCGCCGCACCCGGAGCTGGGTCGGGGACGACGGCGCGCCGCCGGTCGAGCAGCACTCCGCCTGGCGGCTGCTCTTCCCGCAGGAACTGCGCCACCTGCTCGCCCACCACGGCTTCACCGTCCTCGCGTTGCACGACCGGCCCGGCCCGCGCACCGAACCGCCGTGGACGGACGGCGGACCGCCCGCCCCCGCTCCCGACAGCGCCCCCACCCCCGACAGCGCCCCCACTCCCGGCACCGCCGACACTCCCGGCACCGCCGACGGCGACCGGATGCACCTGGTCGCCCGGTTCGAACCCCCGGCCAGAAAGGGAAGTTGA
- a CDS encoding ABC transporter substrate-binding protein — translation MPRPLARRTLLTAASASGAALALAACSAPGGTAAADRAPAAAIPRPGGRLRALFAGGGADETLDPHRVNLFADAARAKALHDKLADFGPDLAAVPRLAAGWEPGPGLDVWTVRLREASFHDGRPVTAADVLYSYRRIADPKRAFRARASLEPIDLAASRAADPRTVEFRLNRPCAEFPNVLAAFGAYIVPEGAEDFRAPVGSGPFSFVSFEPGRSLLLRRFDGHWDGAPHVDELEILAAAEESARANALLAGQAEYAHELAPVTARAQASGGRIGIVRLRNSAMQGFVMKTDRPPFDDPRVRQAFFHLVDRQELVDGALSGAGEIGNDLFGKGSQYYPAGLPQRTRDLDRARALLREAGAEGLRVTLDTSPVAAGLVEAAGILKDQAARAGITIEVRVGSKDTYWKDILDGGVLASFRSGAMPIESHISQRLLSSSTTNATHWRRPDFDDLYTQAQSTADPAARTALYERMQRRLFDEGGLLVWGFADWIVGHSPRLRGVAADAPANTLDWARFDKVWLA, via the coding sequence ATGCCCCGCCCACTCGCCCGCCGTACCCTGCTCACCGCCGCCTCCGCCTCCGGTGCGGCGCTCGCCCTGGCCGCCTGCTCCGCCCCGGGCGGCACGGCCGCCGCCGACCGCGCGCCGGCCGCCGCCATACCCAGACCCGGCGGCCGGTTGCGCGCCCTGTTCGCCGGCGGAGGCGCCGACGAGACCCTCGACCCGCACCGGGTCAACCTGTTCGCCGACGCGGCCCGGGCCAAGGCGCTCCACGACAAGCTCGCCGACTTCGGCCCCGACCTCGCCGCCGTCCCCCGGCTCGCCGCCGGCTGGGAGCCGGGCCCGGGCCTCGACGTCTGGACCGTCCGGCTGCGTGAGGCGTCCTTCCACGACGGCCGCCCGGTCACCGCCGCCGACGTCCTGTACAGCTACCGCCGAATAGCCGACCCCAAGCGGGCGTTCCGGGCCCGGGCCTCGCTCGAACCGATCGACCTCGCCGCGAGCCGGGCCGCCGACCCGCGCACCGTGGAGTTCCGGCTGAACCGGCCGTGCGCCGAATTCCCCAATGTCCTGGCCGCGTTCGGCGCCTACATCGTCCCGGAGGGCGCCGAGGACTTCCGGGCACCGGTGGGCTCCGGGCCGTTCTCCTTCGTCTCCTTCGAGCCCGGCCGGTCCCTGCTGCTCCGGCGCTTCGACGGGCACTGGGACGGTGCGCCGCACGTCGACGAGCTGGAGATCCTCGCCGCGGCCGAGGAGTCCGCCCGCGCCAACGCGCTGCTGGCCGGACAGGCCGAGTACGCCCACGAGTTGGCGCCGGTCACCGCCCGCGCCCAGGCCTCCGGCGGGCGGATCGGCATCGTCCGGCTGCGCAACAGTGCCATGCAGGGCTTCGTCATGAAGACCGACCGGCCGCCCTTCGACGACCCCCGGGTCCGGCAGGCGTTCTTCCACCTGGTCGACCGGCAGGAGCTGGTCGACGGCGCGCTCTCCGGTGCCGGGGAGATCGGCAACGATCTGTTCGGCAAGGGCAGTCAGTACTACCCGGCCGGCCTTCCGCAGCGCACCCGGGACCTCGACCGGGCCCGCGCGCTGCTGCGCGAGGCCGGTGCCGAGGGGCTGCGGGTCACCCTCGACACCTCACCGGTCGCGGCCGGACTGGTCGAGGCGGCGGGCATCCTCAAGGACCAGGCCGCGCGGGCCGGAATCACGATCGAGGTGCGGGTGGGCAGCAAGGACACCTACTGGAAGGACATCCTGGACGGCGGAGTGCTCGCCTCCTTCCGCTCCGGCGCGATGCCGATCGAGTCCCACATCTCGCAGCGGCTGCTCTCCAGCTCCACCACCAACGCCACCCACTGGCGCCGCCCCGACTTCGACGACCTCTACACCCAGGCGCAGTCCACGGCCGACCCGGCGGCCCGCACCGCCCTCTACGAGCGGATGCAGCGCCGGCTGTTCGACGAGGGCGGACTGCTGGTGTGGGGCTTCGCCGACTGGATCGTCGGCCACTCCCCGCGGCTGCGCGGCGTGGCCGCGGACGCCCCGGCCAACACCCTCGACTGGGCCAGGTTCGACAAGGTCTGGCTGGCGTGA
- a CDS encoding ABC transporter permease: MAGVTATPRGWVRRRLLLGAGQIAAVPILVFALTEALPGDAAVVAAGDDPDPARIAALRAALRLDRPAVERFADWAGELTHGDLGRSLVGGRPVADQLTAALAPTLLLAGLTLALLVPAAVGLGLLAARREGGPLDRAVSTVTLGVYAVPEFALGVLLTAVFALRLGWLPPTAVGGIGGRPAVLVLPVVVLLARPVCSTARLVRAGLLDAMAAPYAVHALRCGVPVNRVRLGHALPNALAPVVQHLARTAEWLLCGVIVAEALFVVPGLGTVLLDAVAARDVPVVQGLAVLFGAVTVLLNLAADLAARRLAPRTEVAV; the protein is encoded by the coding sequence CTGGCTGGCGTGACGGCGACGCCGCGCGGCTGGGTGCGGCGCCGGTTGCTGCTCGGCGCCGGGCAGATCGCGGCCGTCCCGATCCTGGTCTTCGCCCTCACCGAGGCGCTCCCCGGCGACGCCGCCGTGGTCGCCGCCGGGGACGACCCCGACCCGGCGCGGATCGCCGCGCTGCGGGCCGCGCTGCGGCTGGACCGCCCGGCGGTGGAGCGCTTCGCCGACTGGGCGGGCGAGTTGACGCACGGCGATCTGGGCCGCTCCCTGGTCGGCGGCCGCCCGGTCGCCGACCAGCTCACCGCTGCCCTCGCCCCGACCCTGCTGCTGGCCGGGCTCACCCTGGCCCTGCTCGTCCCGGCGGCGGTCGGCCTCGGGCTGCTCGCCGCCCGGCGGGAGGGCGGTCCGCTGGACCGCGCCGTCAGCACGGTCACCCTCGGGGTGTACGCGGTACCGGAGTTCGCCCTCGGCGTGCTGCTGACGGCGGTGTTCGCGCTGCGGCTGGGCTGGCTCCCGCCGACCGCCGTCGGCGGGATCGGAGGCCGGCCCGCCGTTCTGGTCCTGCCGGTCGTCGTGCTGCTGGCCCGCCCGGTCTGCTCGACCGCGCGGCTGGTCCGGGCCGGACTGCTCGACGCCATGGCGGCCCCGTACGCCGTGCACGCGCTGCGCTGCGGCGTCCCGGTGAACCGGGTCCGGCTCGGCCACGCGCTGCCCAACGCCCTCGCCCCGGTGGTCCAGCACCTCGCCCGGACCGCCGAGTGGCTGCTCTGCGGGGTGATCGTGGCGGAGGCCCTGTTCGTGGTCCCCGGGCTCGGCACCGTGCTGCTGGACGCCGTCGCTGCCCGCGACGTGCCGGTGGTCCAGGGCCTGGCGGTGCTGTTCGGCGCCGTGACCGTGCTGCTGAACCTCGCCGCCGACCTCGCCGCCCGCCGCCTCGCCCCCCGAACGGAAGTCGCCGTATGA
- a CDS encoding ABC transporter permease subunit yields MRRYALGLALVAVPLLLALGGPLLAGGPEPRGVSFTTGGGHWLGTDFAGRDVLRQVLLGGRPVVLVAVTATVLGYALALPLALAAALAGRSWVEELLLRPLDVLLAVPTLLLVLLVATAAEPGPAGLAVLVGVTAVPDIARVAHAAAVAAASRPVVEALRLHGESWWRIAFGQVARTIRRTLAADAGTRLVGALYLVATAAFLGVGVGPDTADWAVMVDRNRAGLFLQPWAVVVPALLVAGLSTGTNLLFDAALAPSGRRARGADRRTPGAVTGAAT; encoded by the coding sequence GTGAGGCGCTACGCGCTCGGGCTCGCGCTGGTCGCGGTGCCGCTGCTGCTGGCCCTCGGCGGGCCGCTGCTGGCGGGCGGGCCGGAGCCGCGCGGGGTGTCCTTCACGACCGGCGGCGGCCACTGGCTGGGCACCGACTTCGCGGGTCGCGACGTCCTGCGCCAAGTCCTGCTCGGGGGGCGCCCGGTGGTGCTGGTGGCGGTCACCGCGACCGTCCTCGGGTACGCGCTGGCGCTGCCGCTCGCGCTGGCCGCCGCGCTGGCCGGGCGGTCCTGGGTCGAGGAGCTGCTGCTGCGTCCCCTGGACGTGCTGCTCGCCGTACCGACCCTGCTCCTGGTCCTGCTGGTGGCCACCGCCGCGGAGCCGGGACCGGCCGGGCTGGCCGTCCTGGTCGGGGTGACGGCGGTGCCGGACATCGCCCGGGTCGCGCACGCGGCGGCCGTGGCGGCGGCCTCCCGCCCGGTGGTCGAGGCGCTGCGGCTGCACGGCGAGTCCTGGTGGCGGATCGCCTTCGGGCAGGTCGCCAGGACGATCCGGCGCACCCTGGCCGCCGACGCGGGCACCCGGCTGGTGGGCGCCCTGTATCTGGTGGCGACGGCGGCCTTCCTCGGCGTCGGGGTGGGGCCCGACACCGCCGACTGGGCGGTGATGGTGGACCGCAACCGGGCGGGGCTGTTCCTGCAGCCCTGGGCGGTGGTGGTCCCGGCGCTGCTGGTGGCCGGCCTGTCGACCGGCACCAATCTGCTGTTCGACGCGGCCCTGGCCCCGTCGGGCCGACGCGCTCGGGGAGCGGACCGGCGCACTCCGGGAGCCGTGACGGGAGCCGCGACGTGA
- a CDS encoding ATP-binding cassette domain-containing protein, with amino-acid sequence MSRDASGPVLAAVEGLRVRVGARVLVDGVSLRVRAGRVTALVGPSGSGKTTTALALLGARPDGARVSGTISVAGAGGVPVGHVPQHPATVLNPARRVGVLLRDLARVHGGGPEAVRRALRDAELSEVESLLRRYPHQLSGGQQQRLVLAQALLTGARVIVADEPTTGQDPATAHRLAALFGRLAARGTGLLLLTHDLALVRASADEVVLLADGRAVRTGPPDEVLPAPARPEPSARPEPLVRAEPPLAHPVPAARRELSPVRLEARGLTARHPGGAVVLREVGLSLRAGECLALTGPTGSGKTTLGRCLAGLHPRHEGTVLLDGEPLPSSVRRRGPRRLAAVQYVFQDARSAFADHRPVLDQVARAAVRLRGRTPAAAAAESADLLADLGLDPAKAARPPGGLSGGELQRAALARSLIVGPAVLVCDEITAGLDADTRASILAHLADRRDRAGLALLFVSHDPAAVAALADRVVTLADGRLHPASAAHPFGRQDAAPPG; translated from the coding sequence GTGAGCCGCGACGCGAGCGGGCCCGTGCTGGCCGCCGTGGAGGGCCTGCGGGTGCGGGTCGGCGCCCGGGTCCTGGTGGACGGAGTGTCCCTGCGGGTGCGCGCGGGCCGGGTGACGGCCCTGGTGGGACCGTCCGGCAGCGGCAAGACGACGACCGCGCTCGCCCTGCTGGGCGCCCGTCCCGACGGTGCCCGGGTGTCCGGCACGATCTCCGTCGCCGGGGCGGGCGGCGTCCCGGTCGGCCATGTGCCGCAGCACCCCGCTACGGTGCTCAACCCGGCCCGTCGGGTGGGCGTCCTGCTGCGCGACCTCGCCAGGGTGCACGGCGGCGGCCCGGAGGCCGTTCGCCGCGCCCTCCGCGATGCCGAACTGTCGGAGGTGGAGAGCCTGTTGCGCCGCTACCCGCACCAGCTCTCCGGCGGCCAGCAGCAACGCCTGGTGCTCGCACAGGCGTTGCTCACCGGAGCGCGGGTGATCGTCGCCGACGAACCCACCACCGGCCAGGACCCGGCCACCGCGCACCGGCTGGCCGCCCTGTTCGGCCGGCTCGCCGCGCGCGGCACCGGGCTGCTGCTGCTCACCCACGACCTCGCCCTGGTCCGGGCGTCGGCCGACGAGGTGGTGCTGCTGGCCGACGGTCGCGCGGTGCGGACGGGCCCACCCGACGAGGTCCTGCCCGCGCCTGCCCGACCGGAGCCGTCTGCCCGACCGGAGCCGCTCGTCCGCGCGGAGCCGCCGCTCGCCCACCCGGTGCCGGCTGCCCGCCGGGAGCTGTCGCCGGTCCGGCTCGAGGCGAGGGGCCTCACCGCCCGCCACCCGGGCGGCGCCGTGGTGCTGCGCGAGGTCGGGCTGAGCCTGCGGGCGGGGGAGTGCCTCGCCCTCACCGGTCCCACGGGCAGCGGCAAGACCACCCTGGGCCGCTGCCTGGCGGGGCTGCACCCGCGCCACGAGGGCACCGTCCTGCTGGACGGCGAGCCGCTGCCGAGCAGCGTCCGGCGGCGCGGACCGCGACGGCTGGCGGCCGTGCAGTACGTCTTCCAGGACGCCCGGTCGGCCTTCGCGGACCACCGCCCGGTGCTGGACCAGGTCGCCCGGGCGGCGGTCCGGCTGCGCGGCCGCACCCCGGCGGCCGCCGCGGCGGAGTCCGCCGACCTGCTCGCCGACCTCGGCCTCGACCCGGCGAAGGCCGCCCGGCCGCCCGGCGGGCTCTCCGGCGGCGAGCTCCAGCGGGCGGCGCTGGCAAGGTCGTTGATCGTCGGCCCGGCGGTCCTGGTGTGCGACGAGATCACCGCGGGACTGGACGCGGACACCCGGGCCTCGATCCTGGCGCACCTCGCCGACCGCCGGGACCGGGCGGGCCTGGCGCTGCTGTTCGTCTCCCACGATCCGGCGGCCGTCGCAGCCCTGGCCGACCGGGTGGTCACGCTGGCCGACGGCCGGCTGCACCCCGCCTCGGCGGCTCACCCGTTCGGGCGACAGGACGCCGCCCCGCCCGGGTAG